TCAATCGGTGAAGCCGCTAATATTCTAGAATGCAGCACCAGTTCAATACACACAATGATTCGAAATCCCAAAATTGAACTTACTGGAGTTAAGTATAAATTCAAAAATACATACTATTTACTTAAAAGAGATGTACATACATTTAAAAATTTTATAGATGAGATTCCACTTTACTACTATACCGTCAACCAGATCGCAGACAAATATAACGTCTCTCGCCGTTTTGTTGATGTACTTATGGCAAATCAGTTATCAGATAAAGTTAAATGGTTGGTTCTTAACCGCCAGGCCGAAAGAGTAATACTTATCAAAGAGTTTGTAGCGTTTTATGCCTCATTTGACAAATATAGAGTTGACAAGCCTGAGGATCCCCATTTCATATTTAATGATGCAATATTAAGTATTTCTGCTCCAGCTCACCTTCTTCAAACGAAGGCATTATTCCTGGAATATGTTAGTTTGAGACAAAACACTTCTCGCGCCAGTAAACAAGTACAACGAATGCAGGCAAGAGAATTTGTATTCTTATACCAAGCGTTAATGAACTTCGAAGAAGAAATCACTAATTTGTCTGATCATGAAATCAAATGGTATTTAAGAACAACCACTAGTACAAACCTCAAAAAAAATTTTATTTCGTTTTTATCATTCTTACAAGAACGAATCCCCACACAATTTCAGGAAAAATACCTTGTTACAACTAGACAAACTGGAACGCGAAGTAAAGAGATTTACTCACTCGAGGAATTCATTGAGATTAACCACTATTTAAAAAATGTTGAATTTCATATTCTTGAAGCCATTAACGATAGATGTTATGCAGCTGCTTGGTTATATTGTTCTCTTCATATGTGTAATGCATGGAGATCATCGGACTTTTTGAGGTTACCTTCAGTAGATATTTCATTGATTGATATCCATGCTTTTCAATGGTTTTTCGATGGAAATAGACTTTCAATCGAGCAGTCACAACGCATAATAAATCAATATGCTCACGCCCGTCTAAATGTATCGAAAACTGGTGTGCTCAATCGATTTCTTATCAATTTGGACATGCTTGTTCCTATAGCAACAATGGTTGTCGTTTGTGAATTGCATCGTCGAAAAGAAAACGCCCAATTCCTTCTAACAAGAGGAAATACCATCTATAGCTTAATTAGAACGAAAGTCGATGTCTTTTTGCCTGATCCCCTACGATTTGGAAGCATGAAAATGAATCGCTCTTTTATGACCTATTTATTTCACGAAGCTACCGAAAACACAGAATCACTCGGTGTCGCATTAGATATGATCAAACAAACTCGTCGTCACAGAAAAAAGGAATCCTCAACAGTTTATATTCAATCAACAAACAAAGATGGATCTTTAGGGAATGTAACCGTGAATTTATGTAACCGGGGGCATTTTGGTTATCTTTATAATATGTTAATCGAAAGAGCACACGCTCTTACCGAATTAGAGAACAAGGATACAGTTACTAAACGATCCTTAAAAATTCAAGAATATAGAACATTATTCACAACTCCGTTGGAACTAGAGAACTTTGGTGAGTTTCTAAAGAATCAAGTCGAAGAAAAGGAATCTCTGGCTATTAGAGTATCTTTATTGCCGAGAGAAGCAGCACTGACCTTGGTAAATAATATTTATATGGACAAGATGCCTGGACATACAGAGCATACCCAATGTTTTGTTTATCCGAAGTGTATTCACCCTACAGCAACATCTTGTATTGGTTGTCCTAATGTAATACCTAAAAACTATTTGTTAATTAGCATCGATATCGAGCTACGAAAAAGGATTTCCATTCTGAGTATGGCAAAAAATTCTGGTGTTGCTTCTAGAGAACGAGCTTGGATATACAAAATATTGTCATTATTACAAGAAACTACTAATACATATGGAATCGAGTATACAAGAGCATTCGTTGATTACGAGAATCTATTATCGAATGTTGCCGCGGCTCTTCAAAATCAACAATCTTTAGTAGAACATGGTTAGGAGTGTTATTCTTTGGCAAGTACTCTTGGTTTTAAGCGATCGGAATACATCTCAGATATCGGATTCTTACATTTCGCCCAAGCTTCAGATAATATAATCTTTGATTCCCAAGATATAAGTTACTACAAAGAGGCTTTCTTGGAGTTTAAATCAAGTCAAAGAATTATAAACTGTGAGTTCGAAGATGATGAATGGATATTAAGTGCTAATGATGTTCAAACAGCAATTATTTTCGATATAGATGTTTACTCCGAAATGAAATTGTCACTTAAGTGTTTTACTTTGCTTGGTTTAATTGAAAGACATGACCATAAATATACGCAATTTAGAATCAAGCATCTGGTTGAGGGGATTTTATCGTGCCAAGGCTTTAGATGTCCTGTTGATGAAGTGCTTGTTCATTTCGAAAGCTGGCTCATGTCTAAACCTAGACCTACATTAACTAAACTTTGCCCAGCAATACAGCAGTTTCTTTGCTTTTCTAATTTTATATTTAACGATGAACTTCTAGATATAGTTGATCAGTTTAGTTCTTCTCAGAGAGGGATTCGAAGTCTGCCTAATTTCAAAGATACTTTGATATTTGATTCCATTATCCATGATTTCCAAAAAAAATGGACACTTACCGAAAGGCTAATTTTTTTTCCGATTGTCCTTTGGTGGCACATTACCTTAGTTATTCCTATGCGAGTCTCGGAGTTCTGCTCCATCGAATATGATTGTATTATTGCAGATTCCTCTAAATTATTTCTAAAAATACCTAGAAAAAAGGTTCGTGCTAAAAAGAATAATGAAGTTGATATTGTTGATGTCCTCGAAATCAATGAGGACTTAGCTGCGTTAATTTTACAATACAAAGATATAACATCTGAGTTTAAAAGGACTTCTTTCCTGTTATCCTACGACGCATATTGCGAGTCTCCCAGAGTTAAACAAAGTCATGGTAGTGCTCGCAAAAAAAAGAGGAATTTAGAAACATTCAAGCCTCATCAATTAAAATTACTGATAACATATTTTTATGATGAAATAGTCGAAAGTAAGTACGGTTATTCAGGCTTAGAGAGAGCTAATCCAATGGATACCCGTCACTTCGCATTTTGTAATATGATGCTGCAAGGCTTTAATATGTTGTCGATTGCCCGCATTGGGGGGCATAAATCCCTTGATGCACAAATGCATTACTTTAGTCATTTAGAACAATTAAGTCAATCTGCTGTTCAGTACTTAGCAGACCAACACATCAAATTTGGTACCATAAACAGTATGAACTCTTCGTTGGGAGTTAATGAGAGGGCTTTACGGGCTAAGTCCATTTTAAGAAGTTTTACTGAAGAGGAGATGCAGGCATTTGCTCCTATGGAATTTGGATATTGCACTTTCGATCCTGAAAAATGTCCCGTAGGCGACTGTAGGCATTGTCCTCACTTATACATTCCCGAAAGTGAATTTAATAATTCAGTGATTGCCTGGCTTGTTGATGAATCGGAGCGTCTCAAAAGCATAATAAATGAACAACTTGAACTAATGAAAAATCTTACTCGTAATATGACTTATAATTATTCCACTTTTGAGCATGATCCCCTTGCCCAGGCTGAATTGAGCTATTTGGCTACCAATTCTAGTAAACTCAGGGGACAAAAAGCACGGACCGATGCCAAACTTAACACGATATACCACGAAAGGGGCACACATGACTAAGAAGAAGGTAGGTAAACCAAAACAACACACAATTCCCCACCTAGAGACTTTACTACTAAAATATATTGAAGATAACCCTACAAAAACAATTACTTATATAGATCTTGAAAGGCAAACTGGAGTGGGACGAAATACTTGGGTTCGTAATATGAAGGGAAAAATCGAAGCCCTTAATCGTCCTTTAACAATTAATGACGCAGAGCACGAACAGCTCCTTCCCCTTCCAAACATGGCCGAACTAGTTAGGACGAATTACGGTAATCAGCAAAAACTTATTCAAGTGCTACAGCAGGTTAATAACAGTGTTCAGAAGCTCTATGTCCAAGCAAAAAGTGTTCCTCAATTGGAGCAAGAGATTGAAACCCTAAAAATGCAACTAAAGAGCCAAAATGAAGAATTAAAGAATAAAAAAGAAACAATTAAGTTATTGCAAGAGCAAGTTAACCATTTCAGTCAAGCATATCGTGATATAGCTGTAACCTCTTCTTTTCCTGATTCAGATTTGAAAAATATACTTGAATTTAAAAAGGGAGACAGAAAAAATGAAGATAAAATCACGGCTGACTTAATAAAACAGTTTGAGATGTTTGGTCCAAAATCTTGAGTGATATTTCCTATGTTGTGCCCCACCCTCTGCACCTTCTTCGCCAGTAACAATTAAATTCACACCATATAAGGAGTTCATTATGCAGAAAAATTTTCAAGCATTGGTTGAATATAAAATATTTTTTCGGCGAAGCATCGGACGTAGAAGACATAGTTAAAAACGAGAACATTGAGGTATTATGGATTTACGAGGAGAAGTCACTAAGGTACTCATGTTTATTGAAAATAAAGTCCTAGACTGAAAAATAAAGTTGTAGACTGGCCGCGGTCATTAAGCTAACGGGCAGGATACTTCCAATATGTGTTAAAATAAGACAACATCATTCTAGATATTGGAGGACCTAAAATGCAAAAGCTAAGCCATTCTTTCAGCGGAGCGCTGCGAACATTTTCCTTTTGGTTAGCAAACGGTACTGTGGGGATGCCACTACTTAAAGATATTGATTATACTTGTATATTTGAAGAGCCAAGCGCATTAGAGAGGGCATATGCGATCTTTGCAAATGTGATAGCGATGGATGAAAAAGGTACTGTTTTAAATGCAAAGTATGCAGAAAAGAGAGCTGCACAGTTTATTCGAAACTATGTTGACAGTAGTTATCGTGTTGAGCCAGAGTTTGAGGATTGGGAAATTTCACTTTATTAATATGGGGAATTATTGCACTAACGTAGGAACGATAGTTCAACGAATACAGGGAGAGTGTCGTGGTGGAACTGCTCCCCGTTTCATTGAGTTAACGGGCAGGGTTAACATAGCCAAAACAATAAATGTTTGCGTCTTTAGCACATATTAGATATGTCTAGTATGTGCGGTCCTTTTAGTGTCAACAGTTTCACCTTCCTAACCTAAATATAACATTGGTTGTACAAATATATGGATGATCGTGATGGTGACGGCATGGTTGGTGAATAAGACTAAAATAAATGAACAAAAGAACAGAAGAACAGAACATTTTACTCGTTGGACGATTTAACGGGTATTGCCTGATAAAGTCATTCTGCAATTGATTCAGCATTACTCGTCCATCGACTTATCGAACGCTGATTTATCAGAACCAGATATGTTAGGTCGGGCTTCCTGTAAGTTTGCCGACGATGCTGGGAAAAAGGGTGGAAAATTTTATACACCGACCAAAGTCGTTGAACTGATCGTCAAGCTGATTAAACCAGAGGAAGGGATGCGGA
Above is a genomic segment from Paenibacillus sp. HWE-109 containing:
- a CDS encoding helix-turn-helix domain-containing protein, which encodes MNYFTINQAADRLKMSIVKLESWFYTTSNPLEEVSEIKLDRINGRRMIPEIVLEKYEEFINTYLTIKQAANFLGWEHSIMKTWVSNRLNTIRVKKVLGTNYIHKEDILPLQNLRIDLTNCMSTREIMNELKIDRSTVLDAIHNNHIVGWFQTLGGHHYVPREAFEEYKQKYFKIENINDYYSIGEAANILECSTSSIHTMIRNPKIELTGVKYKFKNTYYLLKRDVHTFKNFIDEIPLYYYTVNQIADKYNVSRRFVDVLMANQLSDKVKWLVLNRQAERVILIKEFVAFYASFDKYRVDKPEDPHFIFNDAILSISAPAHLLQTKALFLEYVSLRQNTSRASKQVQRMQAREFVFLYQALMNFEEEITNLSDHEIKWYLRTTTSTNLKKNFISFLSFLQERIPTQFQEKYLVTTRQTGTRSKEIYSLEEFIEINHYLKNVEFHILEAINDRCYAAAWLYCSLHMCNAWRSSDFLRLPSVDISLIDIHAFQWFFDGNRLSIEQSQRIINQYAHARLNVSKTGVLNRFLINLDMLVPIATMVVVCELHRRKENAQFLLTRGNTIYSLIRTKVDVFLPDPLRFGSMKMNRSFMTYLFHEATENTESLGVALDMIKQTRRHRKKESSTVYIQSTNKDGSLGNVTVNLCNRGHFGYLYNMLIERAHALTELENKDTVTKRSLKIQEYRTLFTTPLELENFGEFLKNQVEEKESLAIRVSLLPREAALTLVNNIYMDKMPGHTEHTQCFVYPKCIHPTATSCIGCPNVIPKNYLLISIDIELRKRISILSMAKNSGVASRERAWIYKILSLLQETTNTYGIEYTRAFVDYENLLSNVAAALQNQQSLVEHG
- a CDS encoding site-specific integrase — protein: MASTLGFKRSEYISDIGFLHFAQASDNIIFDSQDISYYKEAFLEFKSSQRIINCEFEDDEWILSANDVQTAIIFDIDVYSEMKLSLKCFTLLGLIERHDHKYTQFRIKHLVEGILSCQGFRCPVDEVLVHFESWLMSKPRPTLTKLCPAIQQFLCFSNFIFNDELLDIVDQFSSSQRGIRSLPNFKDTLIFDSIIHDFQKKWTLTERLIFFPIVLWWHITLVIPMRVSEFCSIEYDCIIADSSKLFLKIPRKKVRAKKNNEVDIVDVLEINEDLAALILQYKDITSEFKRTSFLLSYDAYCESPRVKQSHGSARKKKRNLETFKPHQLKLLITYFYDEIVESKYGYSGLERANPMDTRHFAFCNMMLQGFNMLSIARIGGHKSLDAQMHYFSHLEQLSQSAVQYLADQHIKFGTINSMNSSLGVNERALRAKSILRSFTEEEMQAFAPMEFGYCTFDPEKCPVGDCRHCPHLYIPESEFNNSVIAWLVDESERLKSIINEQLELMKNLTRNMTYNYSTFEHDPLAQAELSYLATNSSKLRGQKARTDAKLNTIYHERGTHD
- a CDS encoding DUF7677 family protein; this translates as MQKLSHSFSGALRTFSFWLANGTVGMPLLKDIDYTCIFEEPSALERAYAIFANVIAMDEKGTVLNAKYAEKRAAQFIRNYVDSSYRVEPEFEDWEISLY